The genome window GCCAGGGTTACTGCCGAATACCTTCGACAGAAATGATGATATCTACGGTCTCGGAGGCCTTCCCCAGGTCCATCGGGATGCCGAAATCCTTAAGACGCAACTCCGTCTCGGCTTCAAAGCCCATGCGGTAACCGCCCCAGGGGTCCGCACCATGGCCAATCATCTCGGCGTCCAGAGTCACTTCTTTGGTCACACCACGCAGAGTCAGGTCACCGATAATGTCGGCTTCACCCTCTTCGTCAACAACGACACGCTTACTTTTGAAGCTGGCTTCGGGATATTCGTCCACGTACAGAAAGTCTTCGCTGCGCAAATGCTTGT of Marinobacter sediminum contains these proteins:
- a CDS encoding YceI family protein, with product MKKLLLASAVSVALVGAVHADEHSGTYAFDNKGTHQFITFKISHLGYSWLYGRFNDFDGEFAYDAANPANSSVNVTIDTSSVDSNHAERDKHLRSEDFLYVDEYPEASFKSKRVVVDEEGEADIIGDLTLRGVTKEVTLDAEMIGHGADPWGGYRMGFEAETELRLKDFGIPMDLGKASETVDIIISVEGIRQ